One Candidatus Hydrogenedentota bacterium DNA window includes the following coding sequences:
- a CDS encoding MBL fold metallo-hydrolase, with the protein MTSSSTIQFCALGGGCEVGANSFLVSLNGHQVLLDCGTHPKKDGAAALPAFDLLSRRPDACVITHGHVDHCGAAPHLARMFPGIKWHATSATARIMDRMLHNSVSVMETLSKERGISDYPLYEHEDVGYFLRATEHHDFLKPFPMPCGDGAEAMFIEAGHVLGGGSVLLRLPGHTVFYTGDICKTRQHLMGGYRPLPRDIHVDTLVIESTQGATDDDSFGTYREEIERLGGALNATLQGGGCALIPSFALGRTQEIANIVADLQERGAIPFTPIYTAGLGRAIYEVYQTYSDLLMPHAELRPLRRFERLGNLWEPGEVKRLLREPCVIVATSGMMMENTPSALLAQEMVRQTQHGIFFAGYLDPDTPGYKLLHAPVGAPLQFELNRPPVEKVLENVQKFRFSAHATRSELADVVDRIQPENVVYIHGDPDAVRWMEENTGAGRRTFMPEVGQVVTLEA; encoded by the coding sequence ATGACTTCGAGTTCCACCATACAATTCTGCGCCCTGGGCGGCGGGTGCGAAGTGGGGGCAAACAGTTTCCTCGTTTCCCTCAACGGGCATCAGGTCCTTCTGGACTGCGGAACGCACCCCAAAAAGGACGGCGCGGCCGCGCTGCCCGCCTTCGACCTGCTTTCGCGCCGCCCGGACGCGTGCGTCATCACGCACGGACATGTGGACCACTGCGGCGCGGCCCCCCATCTTGCGCGCATGTTCCCCGGGATAAAGTGGCATGCCACCTCGGCCACGGCGCGGATCATGGACCGCATGCTCCACAACAGCGTGTCCGTCATGGAAACCCTCTCCAAAGAGCGGGGCATCAGCGACTACCCCCTCTACGAGCATGAGGATGTCGGCTATTTCCTGCGCGCAACGGAGCATCACGACTTCCTGAAGCCCTTTCCAATGCCCTGCGGCGACGGCGCGGAGGCCATGTTCATCGAGGCGGGCCATGTGCTGGGCGGCGGGAGCGTGCTGCTGCGCCTGCCCGGACACACGGTGTTCTACACCGGCGACATCTGCAAGACCCGGCAGCACCTCATGGGGGGCTACCGCCCCCTGCCCCGCGACATCCATGTGGACACCCTGGTGATCGAGTCCACGCAGGGCGCCACGGACGATGACAGTTTTGGCACCTACCGGGAGGAGATTGAGCGCCTCGGCGGGGCGCTCAACGCCACGCTCCAGGGGGGCGGATGCGCCCTGATCCCGAGTTTCGCCCTGGGCCGCACGCAGGAAATCGCCAACATTGTGGCCGACTTGCAGGAGCGGGGCGCCATTCCCTTCACGCCCATCTACACCGCCGGGCTGGGACGGGCCATCTATGAGGTCTACCAGACCTACTCCGACCTGCTCATGCCCCACGCAGAGCTGCGCCCGCTGCGGCGCTTCGAGCGCCTCGGCAACCTCTGGGAACCCGGCGAGGTGAAGCGTCTTCTGCGCGAACCCTGCGTGATTGTGGCCACCTCGGGCATGATGATGGAAAATACCCCGTCCGCCCTGCTCGCACAGGAAATGGTCCGCCAGACCCAGCACGGCATCTTTTTCGCGGGCTATCTCGACCCGGACACCCCCGGATACAAGCTGCTGCACGCCCCTGTCGGCGCCCCGCTCCAATTCGAGTTGAACCGGCCGCCCGTGGAGAAGGTGCTGGAAAACGTGCAGAAGTTCCGGTTCAGCGCCCACGCCACCCGCTCCGAGCTGGCGGACGTTGTGGACCGCATCCAGCCGGAGAACGTGGTCTACATCCACGGGGATCCCGACGCCGTCCGGTGGATGGAGGAGAACACCGGCGCCGGCCGGCGCACCTTTATGCCGGAGGTCGGGCAGGTGGTGACGCTGGAGGCATGA